The following coding sequences lie in one Miscanthus floridulus cultivar M001 chromosome 9, ASM1932011v1, whole genome shotgun sequence genomic window:
- the LOC136483209 gene encoding uncharacterized protein, with amino-acid sequence MLSSSAVPPVSPREHVERIRRQRYFIGREERNPLAEDMHQAVNYLSQELYSKDVHFLMELIQNAEDNDYPSGVLPALEFVITSKDITCSGATATLLVFNNENGFTPANIESISRIGKSTKKSNRGSGYIGEKGIGFKSVFLVSKNPHIFSNGYQIKFSEDPSVDCGIGYIVPEWVEDCPSIADIMNIYGCLKSLPTTTIILPLKSDKIDAVKKELSGTHPEVLLFLSKIRQISVREINDDLNATSLSQISISSEADALTRKQIGAESYTLHLSALENKTGERQCSYYIWKQHFPVKPECRVQKREGIDQWVVMLAFPHGQRLSQAMGSPGVYAFLPTEMATNFPFIIQADFLLSSSRESILLDSQWNQGILECVSSAFVNAFLVLLKSIESAPAFALPPIFKFLPLNHSSIVLMDSVRLSIRNKLIGVDIIPCETCSSLKVFRKPTEVFRIESAFWSIINRAVKMGVDVPNISSHGTHILNSYFDSEVYDDELGFLGIGYVDSEWYGKCIQGSDLVALLPEDIYFDLLTFVAQNWKAKFDSTKMEKIPLVKCVGRGGLLTYMSVYEATKGDERLCMLSDEEYVPLIINWNNEFSTASRTLFMPLSTQKALGLFPKKITVMEWLEKYVAVKSLTLHEYALVVVKALHEKNMVLSFTRFIYHLHSKNLMPEWNVKHICNLMPIVDNCGCVVAARSTVLVPSKGSKWAALLGENPWKAQNYVELGDDYIYARNSSGEHTCDDQFLSFIRTFIHGTDVPFLLPPDAGFPVASSSLTTEKALLLLEWIENLRTRGICIPKKFLSCIKYGNWLKTSVGYRSPADSFCSNAEWGCLFQDRVAFADVPMIDQEYYLGNIIDFKEVLGTLGVRFEFAEVMSYIGNHCFMSMVTGTPTGDMVLSLLRFIRFLEQEHIQSDHLIETVRGGNWLKTCSGYRSPVGSILFSSEWTVPSEISSLPFVDNDFYGPEISDYKSELEKLGVHVTLKKNYNIIVDNFKIPTGPVTSGAATLLLKCIRYADSCRNLVKVLKNRQWLKTNAGFRAPRETFILDPEWKCLVKFADAVPLLDLSFYSNEILTYRDELMKIGVVLSLEQASNSITNYLKQLLSTSSLTKEIRLALLSCYKDLRDEHKTFPADILKFMQKQKWLNTTQGFRTPDKCVLFDSSWEPLMAVARLPFIDDSDSSNGMGKEIYSYKKELKALGVIVGFNQGADFILSCLSTAEKPQMHMPNVVNRYTGMIVSDSGITSESTEQNVVPLCVADCPPLLVSSTLESLLKCMQTCTDPRNFAAQIRNMQMKTTLGYRYADQCILYDLAWSSYLRREDGPFIDEAFYGSEILSYKTELRLIGVVVDIGYGCTLLEQDLKHFLRVDTITRIYKYFAAFKWDPRNKGQSWIWIPNGSSSGHWVRPADCVLHDRNGLFSTRFSVLDKYYEKDLLGFFYSTLGVRHNPRVLDHCILWRSWECTCSELTPARCSFFWEFIGNRWNATTAKLLSGSVTRVPVLSCGKIILREVEDVFVPDDLLLKHLFDQFSSEPLFVWYPSGLSFTARAKMDTIYQSLGVRAISKSVTKVESCDLNMHHYQVVEARDAFVSPGLLRIILAFLTNPVLENGADKRHQMASYLLGMKIFDMTEPISVSYNVKTSLGRTVTVKGRRIFRWERENRKLYMQRSDGPHGRITRMEMATSFGKEISQGLLYERVDLIPTLTDLLKVGFLVDFDEDEVEFLLRTKNLQLFSEDEDFIMGSFSSH; translated from the exons AATGCTGAGGACAATGATTATCCTTCTGGGGTGTTACCAGCTTTGGAGTTTGTAATCACATCGAAGGATATCACCTGTAGTGGAGCAACTGCAACCCTCTTGGTATTCAATAATGAGAATGGTTTTACTCCAGCAAACATTGAATCCATTTCTAGAATTGGCAAATCGACCAAAAAGTCTAACAGAGGTAGTGGTTATATTGGGGAAAAAG GTATTGGTTTCAAAAGTGTGTTTCTGGTATCCAAGAATCCCCATATATTTAGCAATGGGTATCAAATTAAATTTAGTGAAGATCCTTCAGTAGACTGTGGTATTGGGTATATTGTTCCTGAATGGGTTGAAGATTGTCCAAGTATTGCAGACATAATGAATATATATGGCTGTCTGAAAAGCCTCCCAACCACAACTATTATATTACctctgaaaagtgataaaatagATGCTGTGAAAAAGGAGCTCTCCGGCACGCACCCTGAAGTACTATTATTCCTTTCCAAGATTAGACAAATTTCCGTGAGGGAGATTAATGATGACCTGAATGCTACTAGTCTTAGTCAAATTTCTATATCAAGTGAAGCTGATGCTTTAACTAGGAAGCAAATTGGTGCAGAGTCATATACTCTTCACTTATCAGCTTTGGAGAACAAGACAGGTGAGCGTCAATGCAGCTACTACATCTGGAAGCAGCATTTTCCTGTGAAACCAGAATGCCGTGTACAAAAGAGAGAAGGAATTGATCAGTGGGTTGTCATGCTAGCATTCCCCCATGGTCAGAGATTGAGCCAGGCGATGGGATCACCTGGTGTTTATGCATTCTTGCCAACTGAAATGGCAACAAACTTTCCTTTCATTATCCAGGCTGATTTCTTGCTGTCATCATCTAGAGAATCAATCCTGCTTGACAGCCAGTGGAACCAAGGGATACTAGAATGTGTATCTTCTGCTTTTGTAAATGCTTTCCTGGTATTACTGAAGTCAATAGAAAGTGCTCCAGCATTTGCTCTTCCACCTATTTTCAAATTTCTGCCACTTAATCACTCTTCCATAGTGCTGATGGATTCTGTCCGGCTATCTATAAGAAATAAGCTGATCGGTGTGGATATAATTCCGTGTGAGACCTGTTCTTCACTAAAAGTATTCCGTAAGCCTACAGAGGTTTTCCGGATAGAGTCTGCATTCTGGAGCATCATAAACAGGGCAGTGAAGATGGGAGTTGATGTTCCCAACATTTCATCGCATGGCACTCATATTCTGAATTCCTACTTTGACAGCGAAGTATATGATGATGAGTTGGGATTTCTTGGTATTGGTTATGTTGATTCTGAGTGGTACGGAAAGTGTATTCAGGGTTCAGATCTTGTGGCACTGCTGCCTGAAGACATTTATTTTGATCTTCTCACTTTTGTTGCTCAGAACTGGAAGGCTAAGTTTGATAGCACAAAGATGGAGAAAATACCACTTGTGAAGTGTGTCGGCAGAGGTGGTCTACTAACTTACATGAGTGTGTATGAAGCCACAAAGGGCGATGAGAGACTATGCATGCTATCTGATGAGGAATATGTACCATTGATCATTAACTGGAATAATGAATTCTCAACAGCGTCTCGGACACTCTTTATGCCACTGTCTACTCAGAAAGCACTGGGTCTGTTTCCGAAGAAAATAACTGTAATGGAATGGCTTGAGAAGTATGTAGCAGTGAAGAGTCTGACCCTACATGAGTATGCTCTCGTTGTTGTTAAAGCTTTGCATGAGAAAAACATGGTTCTTTCTTTTACTCGATTCATATATCACTTGCATTCAAAGAATTTAATGCCAGAATGGAATGTAAAGCATATATGCAATTTAATGCCCATAGTTGACAATTGTGGTTGTGTCGTTGCTGCAAGAAGCACGGTTCTTGTTCCATCTAAAGGAAGTAAGTGGGCTGCATTGTTGGGCGAAAATCCATGGAAGGCACAAAACTATGTAGAACTTGGAGATGATTACATCTATGCTAGAAATTCCTCTGGGGAGCATACATGTGATGATCAGTTTTTATCATTTATAAGGACATTTATACATGGCACTGATGTGCCTTTTCTGCTTCCCCCTGATGCTGGTTTTCCTGTTGCGTCATCTTCATTAACTACAGAGAAAGCACTTCTCCTTCTGGAATGGATTGAGAATTTAAGGACAAGGGGTATATGTATACCTAAAAAATTCTTAAGTTgcatcaagtatgggaattggctCAAGACATCTGTTGGCTACCGTTCACCAGCAGATTCGTTCTGTTCAAATGCAGAATGGGGTTGCTTGTTTCAGGATAGAGTTGCCTTTGCTGATGTGCCAATGATTGATCAAGAATATTACCTGGGCAATATTATTGATTTCAAGGAAGTATTGGGAACACTAGGTGTGAGGTTTGAATTTGCTGAAGTGATGTCATACATAGGCAATCATTGTTTCATGTCAATGGTAACAGGTACTCCAACGGGTGACATGGTGTTATCACTGCTCCGTTTCATCAGATTCCTTGAACAGGAACACATACAGTCTGATCATCTCATTGAGACCGTCAGAGGCGGCAATTGGCTGAAGACTTGCTCTGGGTACAGATCCCCAGTCGGATCAATTCTTTTCAGTTCTGAATGGACAGTACCATCTGAAATAAGCAGTTTACCTTTTGTTGACAACGATTTCTATGGCCCTGAAATCAGTGATTACAAGTCAGAGCTTGAGAAACTAGGAGTTCATGTCACATTAAAAAAGAATTACAATATCATTGTTGATAACTTCAAGATTCCAACAGGTCCAGTTACTTCTGGTGCTGCTACGCTATTATTGAAATGTATCAGATATGCCGACTCATGCAGGAACCTGGTGAAGGTACTAAAGAATCGACAATGGTTGAAGACTAATGCTGGATTTAGAGCTCCTCGGGAAACATTTATCCTCGATCCAGAGTGGAAATGCCTTGTAAAATTTGCTGATGCAGTTCCACTACTCGATTTGTCGTTCTATTCTAATGAAATCCTAACCTACCGGGACGAACTGATGAAGATAGGTGTCGTACTTAGTTTGGAGCAGGCAAGCAATTCCATAACCAATTATCTGAAGCAACTCTTGTCAACATCTTCCCTTACAAAGGAAATTAGACTTGCTCTGCTCTCATGCTACAAGGATCTGAGGGATGAGCACAAAACATTCCCTGCAGATATTCTCAAATTTATGCAAAAACAGAAGTGGCTGAATACTACACAAGGTTTCAGGACTCCAGACAAATGTGTGCTCTTTGATTCTTCATGGGAACCATTGATGGCAGTTGCAAGACTACCGTTCATTGATGACAGTGACTCGAGCAATGGCATGGGGAAGGAAATATACAGCTATAAAAAGGAGCTCAAGGCCTTGGGTGTTATTGTAGGTTTTAACCAGGGAGCAGACTTCATCTTATCATGCCTATCTACGGCAGAGAAACCTCAAATGCACATGCCCAATGTTGTTAACCGTTACACTGGGATGATTGTCAGTGACTCTGGGATCACCAGTGAGAGCACCGAACAGAATGTAGTACCCTTGTGTGTTGCTGACTGCCCACCTTTACTTGTGAGCTCAACTCTTGAATCTTTGTTGAAATGCATGCAGACATGCACCGATCCCAGAAACTTTGCAGCACAAATTAGAAACATGCAAATGAAAACAACTCTTGGATACAGGTATGCAGATCAATGTATCCTTTATGACTTGGCATGGTCTTCATATCTCCGCAGGGAAGATGGTCCTTTCATCGATGAAGCATTCTATGGCTCTGAAATATTGTCATACAAGACTGAGCTCAGACTGATCGGAGTTGTTGTGGACATTGGCTATGGATGCACTCTGTTGGAACAGGACTTGAAGCACTTTTTGAGAGTGGATACCATAACCAGGATCTACAAATACTTTGCAGCATTTAAATGGGATCCTAGAAATAAAGGTCAAAGCTGGATTTGGATACCCAATGGAAGCAGCAGTGGCCACTGGGTGCGCCCTGCAGATTGTGTTCTTCATGACAGGAACGGCCTGTTTAGTACGCGCTTCTCAGTCTTGGACAAGTACTATGAAAAGGATTTGCTTGGATTCTTCTACTCCACTCTTGGTGTCAGGCACAACCCAAGAGTTTTAGATCACTGCATTCTGTGGCGCTCTTGGGAGTGCACATGTTCTGAGCTCACACCAGCTAGATGTTCATTTTTCTGGGAATTCATTGGAAACCGTTGGAATGCGACAACAGCAAAGCTCCTTTCAGGGTCTGTCACAAGAGTCCCTGTTCTATCCTGTGGCAAGATCATCCTGCGGGAGGTGGAAGATGTCTTTGTTCCAGATGATCTCCTCCTGAAgcatttgtttgatcagttttcTTCAGAGCCACTATTTGTTTGGTATCCATCTGGGCTATCATTCACTGCTCGAGCTAAGATGGACACTATCTACCAGAGCCTCGGTGTTCGAGCAATCTCCAAGTCTGTCACAAAAGTTGAATCCTGTGATTTGAACATGCATCACTACCAGGTAGTTGAGGCAAGAGATGCTTTTGTATCACCAGGCTTGCTCAGAATAATCCTAGCTTTCCTTACCAACCCCGTTCTTGAGAACGGTGCTGACAAGAGGCACCAAATGGCTTCTTACCTACTGGGCATGAAGATCTTTGATATGACCGAACCAATTAGTGTGAGCTACAACGTAAAGACATCATTGGGAAGAACTGTGACAGTTAAAGGACGGAGGATATTCAGGTGGGAGAGGGAGAACCGCAAGTTGTACATGCAGAGGTCTGATGGGCCACATGGAAGGATAACTAGGATGGAGATGGCGACAAGCTTTGGCAAGGAGATCTCTCAAGGGCTTCTGTATGAAAGAGTTGATCTGATTCCGACTCTCACCGATCTTCTCAAGGTTGGATTCTTGGTTGATTTTGACGAGGATGAGGTTGAGTTCCTGCTCAGGACCAAGAATCTCCAGCTTTTTTCAGAGGATGAAGATTTTATCATGGGTTCATTCTCTTCTCACTGA